One Nocardioidaceae bacterium SCSIO 66511 genomic window carries:
- the rplI gene encoding 50S ribosomal protein L9 gives MKLILTHEVANLGAPGDVVEVKDGYGRNFLMPRGYAIRWSRGAEKQIDSIKKARTVREVRDVAHAEDIRNQIEGVTVKIRERVGEGGRLFGAVTVSEIAAALKDQAGIDVDKRRIEVGNPIKSVGGHSVTVSIHPEVSAKLALDVAAAS, from the coding sequence ATGAAGCTGATCCTCACTCACGAGGTCGCAAACCTCGGCGCACCTGGCGATGTCGTCGAGGTCAAGGACGGCTACGGCCGCAACTTCCTGATGCCCCGCGGCTACGCGATTCGTTGGAGTCGCGGCGCCGAGAAGCAGATCGACTCGATCAAGAAGGCGCGTACGGTCCGCGAGGTCCGCGATGTCGCACACGCCGAAGACATCCGCAACCAGATCGAGGGCGTGACCGTCAAGATCCGCGAGCGCGTCGGCGAGGGCGGGCGTCTGTTCGGCGCCGTCACCGTCTCCGAGATCGCGGCGGCGCTGAAGGACCAGGCCGGTATCGACGTCGACAAGCGTCGCATCGAGGTCGGCAACCCGATCAAGTCGGTCGGCGGGCACTCCGTCACGGTCTCGATCCACCCCGAGGTGTCGGCGAAGCTGGCCCTCGATGTCGCGGCCGCCAGCTGA
- the rpsR gene encoding 30S ribosomal protein S18 has protein sequence MAKPVVRKPKKKQNPLLVAGVSYIDYKDTALLRKFISDRGKIRARRVTGVSVQEQRKIATAIKNAREMALLPYTSTTR, from the coding sequence ATGGCGAAGCCCGTTGTACGCAAGCCCAAGAAGAAGCAGAATCCTCTGCTCGTGGCTGGCGTGAGCTACATCGACTACAAAGACACCGCGCTGCTGCGCAAGTTCATTTCCGACCGCGGCAAGATCCGTGCGCGTCGGGTGACCGGTGTCTCCGTTCAGGAGCAGCGCAAGATCGCGACCGCGATCAAGAACGCCCGCGAGATGGCGTTGCTGCCGTACACCTCGACCACCCGCTGA
- a CDS encoding single-stranded DNA-binding protein, with the protein MAGDTVITVVGNLVDHPELRFTPSGAAVANFRIASTPRQFDRQSGEWKDGDTLFLSCAVWRQAAENVAESLEKGMRVIVQGRLKIRQFERQDGSRGQSTEIDVDEVGPSLRSATAKVTRASRSGGGQGGYSGGGGGGQQSAPANDPWAAPAGGGNAGGGQSDPWASGNAPAGSSDEPPF; encoded by the coding sequence ATGGCAGGCGACACCGTCATCACCGTGGTCGGCAACCTCGTCGACCATCCCGAGCTGCGCTTCACACCGTCCGGAGCAGCGGTTGCCAACTTCCGCATCGCCTCGACGCCGCGTCAGTTCGACCGTCAGTCGGGTGAGTGGAAGGACGGTGACACGCTGTTCCTGTCCTGTGCCGTTTGGCGTCAGGCGGCCGAGAATGTCGCGGAGTCCCTCGAGAAGGGCATGCGCGTCATTGTTCAGGGCCGACTGAAGATCCGTCAGTTCGAGCGCCAGGACGGCTCGCGCGGCCAGAGCACCGAGATCGATGTCGACGAGGTCGGTCCCAGCCTGCGCAGCGCCACCGCCAAGGTGACTCGGGCCAGCCGCTCCGGCGGCGGTCAGGGCGGCTACTCCGGCGGCGGAGGCGGCGGGCAGCAGTCCGCTCCGGCCAACGATCCGTGGGCGGCTCCGGCCGGCGGCGGCAACGCCGGTGGCGGGCAGAGCGACCCGTGGGCCTCCGGCAACGCGCCGGCGGGTTCGTCGGATGAGCCTCCGTTCTAG
- the rpsF gene encoding 30S ribosomal protein S6, with product MRRYELMVILDPDLEERTVAPNLDQYLNVVRQDGGDVESVDVWGRRRLAYEIDKKSEGIYAVVEFSAKPDTVKELSRQLSLSESVIRTKVVRPDAR from the coding sequence TTGCGTCGTTATGAGCTGATGGTGATCCTCGATCCAGATCTCGAGGAGCGCACCGTCGCCCCGAACCTCGATCAGTACCTCAATGTCGTGCGCCAAGACGGCGGCGATGTCGAGAGCGTCGACGTCTGGGGACGTCGCCGTCTCGCGTACGAGATCGACAAGAAGTCCGAAGGCATCTATGCCGTCGTCGAGTTCAGCGCCAAGCCCGACACGGTCAAGGAGCTGAGCCGGCAGCTGTCGCTGTCGGAGTCGGTCATCCGGACCAAGGTCGTACGCCCGGACGCTCGATAA
- a CDS encoding ABC transporter permease, whose protein sequence is MLRVTFRNLFARKVRLALSAFAIVLGVAFVAGSLIFTDTMRASFDGIVEGSSPDVTVRPTDQSSGNFASIDTRTLPASLVTKIADAPGVERADGSVQGQDLFLLDSDDKIVGGQGAPTLSFNYDDAPAMTGEPAVTIAEGKAPSGPNEVAVDESTADAAGYELGDTIEMTSAGDKSRLSAELVGLAKFGGGGLAGASLVFFDTKTAQELFVDGSDAFNTVSVTAAPGVSQTELRDNVAQVIPDQLEAVTGDKVSDETQDEIGPFLDIFGSILLVFAAIAVVVGTFLIVNTFSILVAQRSRELALLRAVGASRRQVTGSVLLEAVIVGFIGSTVGLLAGWGLASLLRSLFALIGLDLSQTPLVFDARTVIVSYLVGMIVTIVAAYLPARRASRIPPVAALRDDVALPESAIHVRMIVGGVLALAGVALLVFGLLGEGTGGLIAVGAGVFALLMATAMLSPVLGVPVLRALGVLYRPVFRMVGRLATQNSLRNPRRTAATSSALMIGLALVTTISILGASLNASIEDAVKKEFQADFLLSNPTFTGFSPKITEDVRKLDEAGAVAATQVAFGDLNDKSATMTGGDAAELNEIYDFPMVSGSIDVRQGEIAVSESTADDRDLSIGDSVTLAFPSGEQQAEVTGIYEDSNVVSGVLVPYSTLQRADLPRRDFTTSVNAASGVSGAELQSALDDLVEDEPLVTVQDQQDFIDTQRAQVDQLVLLVYALLALAIVIAVLGIINTLALSVIERTREIGLLRAVGMTRRQLRRMVRLESVAIAVLGAVLGIAMGVVFGIVLRHAMIDEGFTALAVPVVQLIVFVLIAAIVGVLAAVLPARRAARLDVLTAIADE, encoded by the coding sequence ATGCTTCGCGTTACATTCCGCAACCTGTTCGCGCGCAAGGTGCGGCTGGCACTGAGCGCCTTCGCAATCGTGCTCGGAGTCGCATTCGTCGCCGGTTCGCTGATCTTCACCGACACGATGCGGGCGAGCTTCGACGGCATCGTCGAGGGCTCCTCGCCCGACGTCACCGTACGCCCGACCGATCAGTCGAGCGGCAACTTCGCTTCGATCGACACGCGTACGCTCCCGGCGTCGCTGGTGACCAAGATCGCCGACGCACCCGGCGTCGAACGCGCGGACGGCTCCGTGCAGGGGCAAGACCTCTTCCTACTCGACTCCGACGACAAGATCGTCGGCGGACAAGGCGCTCCGACGCTGTCCTTCAACTACGACGACGCGCCGGCGATGACCGGTGAGCCGGCGGTCACGATCGCCGAGGGCAAGGCGCCGAGCGGCCCGAACGAAGTAGCCGTCGACGAGAGCACCGCCGACGCCGCCGGATACGAGCTCGGCGACACGATCGAGATGACCAGCGCAGGCGACAAGTCCCGGCTCTCGGCCGAGCTCGTCGGTCTTGCGAAGTTCGGCGGCGGCGGTCTCGCCGGAGCCAGCCTGGTCTTCTTCGACACCAAGACCGCTCAGGAGCTCTTCGTGGACGGGAGCGACGCGTTCAACACCGTCTCCGTCACAGCGGCACCGGGAGTCAGCCAGACCGAGCTGCGAGACAACGTCGCACAGGTCATCCCCGACCAACTCGAGGCGGTCACCGGTGACAAGGTGAGCGACGAGACCCAGGACGAGATCGGGCCGTTCCTCGACATCTTCGGGTCGATCCTGCTCGTGTTCGCCGCGATCGCCGTCGTCGTCGGCACCTTCCTGATCGTCAACACATTCTCGATCCTGGTTGCCCAACGCAGCCGCGAGCTCGCGCTGCTCCGCGCCGTGGGGGCGTCCCGCCGGCAGGTCACCGGGTCGGTGCTTCTCGAAGCGGTCATCGTCGGGTTCATCGGCTCGACGGTCGGTCTACTCGCAGGATGGGGTCTTGCTTCGCTGCTCCGGTCGCTGTTCGCGCTGATCGGGCTCGACCTGTCACAGACACCGCTCGTCTTCGACGCGCGTACCGTCATCGTCTCGTATCTCGTCGGCATGATCGTCACCATCGTCGCCGCGTATCTGCCGGCGAGGCGGGCCTCACGAATCCCGCCGGTGGCGGCGCTACGTGACGACGTCGCACTGCCGGAGTCGGCGATTCACGTGCGGATGATCGTCGGCGGCGTGCTCGCGCTGGCCGGTGTCGCCCTGTTGGTGTTCGGACTGCTCGGCGAAGGTACTGGCGGCCTGATCGCCGTCGGCGCCGGTGTCTTCGCGCTGCTGATGGCCACGGCGATGTTGAGCCCGGTGCTCGGCGTACCCGTTCTGCGAGCGCTCGGGGTCTTGTACCGGCCGGTGTTCCGGATGGTCGGCCGCCTCGCAACGCAGAACTCCCTGCGCAATCCACGCCGGACGGCGGCGACCTCGTCCGCGCTGATGATCGGGCTCGCACTCGTCACCACGATCTCGATCCTCGGGGCGTCTCTGAACGCGTCGATCGAGGACGCGGTGAAGAAGGAGTTCCAGGCGGACTTCCTGCTGTCCAACCCGACGTTCACCGGGTTCAGCCCGAAGATCACCGAAGACGTACGAAAGCTCGACGAAGCGGGCGCCGTCGCTGCCACCCAGGTCGCGTTCGGCGACCTGAACGACAAGTCGGCGACCATGACCGGCGGCGATGCGGCCGAGCTGAACGAGATCTACGACTTCCCGATGGTGTCCGGCTCGATCGACGTACGCCAGGGTGAGATCGCCGTGAGCGAGTCCACCGCCGACGATCGCGACCTGAGCATCGGTGACTCGGTGACACTGGCGTTCCCGTCCGGTGAGCAGCAGGCCGAGGTCACCGGCATCTACGAGGACTCCAACGTTGTGTCAGGGGTGCTCGTCCCGTACAGCACTCTGCAGCGCGCCGATCTGCCGCGCCGCGACTTCACCACGAGCGTCAACGCCGCGAGTGGTGTCTCGGGTGCAGAGCTGCAGTCGGCACTCGACGACCTGGTCGAGGACGAGCCACTGGTGACGGTGCAGGATCAGCAGGACTTCATCGACACCCAGCGGGCGCAGGTCGACCAGCTGGTGTTGCTGGTGTACGCGTTGCTCGCGCTGGCGATCGTCATCGCCGTGCTCGGCATCATCAACACGCTGGCGCTGAGTGTGATCGAGCGTACGCGTGAGATCGGGTTGCTCCGCGCGGTCGGTATGACCCGGCGACAGCTTCGTCGGATGGTCCGGTTGGAGTCGGTTGCGATCGCCGTGCTGGGTGCCGTGCTCGGCATTGCGATGGGCGTCGTCTTCGGGATCGTGCTGCGGCACGCGATGATCGATGAGGGATTCACGGCCTTGGCTGTGCCCGTCGTCCAGCTGATCGTGTTCGTCCTGATCGCGGCGATCGTCGGCGTTCTCGCGGCGGTCCTACCGGCGCGCAGAGCTGCGCGACTCGACGTGCTCACTGCGATCGCGGACGAGTAG
- a CDS encoding ABC transporter ATP-binding protein: MTESNERRVAARANELTKTYGTGEAQVHALDGVTVELYEGEFTSIMGPSGSGKSTLMHLLAALDIASAGTITIGDTDLGSLSDNALTKLRREEIGFVFQAFNLVPTLTAEENILLPLSIAGRKPDREWFDLIVETVGLRDRLDHRPNALSGGQQQRVACARALVSRPSIVFADEPTGNLDSTSGAEVLGFLQRSVREFGQTIVMVTHDPVAASYSDRVIFLADGVIVDELRDPNADRVLEHMAAIQTRALSA, encoded by the coding sequence ATGACCGAATCCAACGAGCGGCGCGTTGCTGCTCGAGCGAACGAACTCACCAAGACCTACGGCACTGGCGAGGCGCAGGTACACGCGCTCGACGGCGTCACGGTCGAGCTGTACGAGGGCGAGTTCACCTCGATCATGGGGCCCTCGGGTTCTGGCAAGTCGACCTTGATGCACCTGCTGGCCGCACTCGACATCGCATCCGCGGGCACGATCACGATCGGCGACACGGATCTCGGATCGCTGAGTGACAACGCGCTGACCAAACTGCGGCGCGAGGAGATCGGGTTCGTCTTCCAGGCCTTCAACCTCGTACCCACCCTGACGGCCGAAGAGAACATTCTGCTGCCGTTGTCGATCGCCGGGCGCAAGCCCGACCGGGAATGGTTCGACCTGATCGTCGAGACCGTGGGCCTGCGCGATCGCCTCGACCACCGTCCGAACGCGCTATCGGGCGGTCAGCAGCAGCGCGTCGCGTGTGCGCGGGCGTTGGTCTCACGTCCGTCGATCGTGTTCGCCGACGAGCCGACCGGCAACCTCGACAGCACATCGGGGGCGGAGGTCTTGGGCTTCCTGCAGCGCAGCGTTCGCGAGTTCGGCCAGACCATCGTGATGGTGACGCACGATCCCGTCGCGGCGTCTTACTCCGATCGGGTGATCTTCCTCGCCGACGGAGTGATCGTCGACGAGCTACGCGACCCGAACGCCGACCGCGTACTCGAGCACATGGCCGCCATCCAGACCCGCGCGCTCAGCGCATAG
- a CDS encoding methyltransferase domain-containing protein produces the protein MSANGHRRSSSARSTRRSWGWHPLQPEWAERVVDNAELDGRLVVDVGAGNGALTEPLVRRGARVIAVELNAERATALRRRFGDVDVTVVRADLADLRWPRKPFRVVASPPYNHTSQLVRRLLSLPQLHAADLVLQKAAAARLVQGPRGRHAHAYSLTLGMPVPRKAFNPPPKVDSVVLQIRRR, from the coding sequence GTGTCCGCGAACGGGCACAGGCGTTCGTCGAGCGCCAGATCCACCCGGCGGTCCTGGGGATGGCATCCACTTCAGCCTGAATGGGCCGAGCGCGTCGTCGACAACGCTGAGCTCGACGGCCGCCTCGTCGTCGACGTAGGCGCCGGCAACGGAGCGCTCACCGAACCGTTGGTACGCCGAGGGGCGCGAGTGATCGCCGTAGAGCTCAATGCAGAGCGCGCAACTGCTCTGCGCCGACGATTCGGCGACGTCGATGTCACGGTCGTACGCGCGGATCTCGCCGATCTGCGCTGGCCGCGCAAGCCGTTCCGTGTCGTGGCGAGCCCGCCGTACAACCACACCAGTCAGCTCGTACGCCGACTTCTGTCGCTGCCGCAGCTACACGCGGCAGACCTCGTACTGCAGAAGGCGGCCGCGGCGCGACTTGTTCAGGGGCCGCGGGGCAGGCACGCGCATGCGTACTCGCTGACTTTAGGGATGCCCGTGCCTCGGAAGGCGTTCAACCCGCCGCCGAAGGTCGACTCGGTGGTGCTGCAGATTCGACGTAGGTAG
- a CDS encoding sigma-70 family RNA polymerase sigma factor, translating into MSEADRFQRVYEANFTPLLGYALRRVIAAEDAADAVAETFLVAWRRIDRVPDGDDARLWLYGVCRRVLANSNRASTRRTRLGARLRATIGEQTIPDPAGDVALAVTVREALAKLRPADRELLQLSSWEHLEPREIAVVLDISARSARTRLSRARERLRKELDGDDPREPGHVLHDRPAALPRQSRLAPREGR; encoded by the coding sequence ATGAGCGAGGCGGATCGGTTTCAACGCGTGTACGAAGCGAACTTCACCCCGCTGCTCGGCTATGCCCTGCGTCGGGTGATTGCCGCCGAGGATGCCGCCGACGCCGTCGCCGAGACCTTTCTGGTCGCCTGGCGGCGAATCGACCGAGTGCCGGACGGTGACGATGCGCGGCTGTGGCTTTACGGGGTGTGCCGCCGGGTACTCGCGAACAGCAACCGCGCCAGCACCCGACGTACGCGCCTGGGAGCGCGCCTTCGCGCCACGATCGGGGAACAGACGATCCCCGATCCGGCGGGTGACGTGGCGCTCGCGGTGACGGTACGCGAGGCGCTGGCGAAACTTCGGCCAGCGGACCGCGAGCTACTGCAGCTGTCGTCGTGGGAGCACCTCGAACCCCGCGAGATCGCCGTGGTGCTCGACATCTCGGCCCGGTCCGCCCGTACGCGCCTTTCCCGGGCCCGGGAGCGGCTGCGAAAAGAACTCGACGGAGACGATCCACGCGAACCCGGACATGTACTCCACGACCGGCCAGCGGCGCTGCCGCGGCAATCTCGACTCGCACCGAGGGAGGGGCGATGA
- a CDS encoding aminoacyltransferase yields MTASLTVSTISADQHRAFIAGRPSASFLQMPSWAAVKSEWRSESIGWFTDNGAIAGVGLVLYRQLPKVKRYLAYLPEGPVIDWDGADLSRWLDPMVKHLRGKGAFGVRMGPPVVTRRWEAATIKKAIADDALHTLDDVPADTNDPAGLSVVEALESLGWREQATEGGFSAGQPKYNFQLAIDGTEDDVLRGMNQLWRRNIKKAAKAGVEVRLGGRDDLAEFHRIYAETAERDHFTPRPLGYFEQMWDSLTDEDPLRMRLYLATHEGDLVASTTLVQVGEHAWYSYGASTTAKREVRGSNAIQWQMMRDAMESGAKVYDLRGITDTLDPDDSHVGLIQFKVGTGGEAVAYAGEWDLPISKVLYTAFDQYMRRRS; encoded by the coding sequence GTGACTGCTTCATTGACCGTATCGACGATCAGTGCCGATCAGCACCGGGCGTTCATCGCCGGTCGGCCGAGTGCGAGCTTCCTACAGATGCCGTCGTGGGCTGCGGTCAAGTCGGAATGGCGCAGTGAGTCCATCGGATGGTTCACCGACAACGGCGCGATCGCCGGCGTTGGTCTGGTGCTGTATCGCCAACTGCCGAAGGTGAAGCGCTACCTCGCGTACTTGCCTGAGGGCCCGGTGATCGATTGGGACGGCGCCGACCTGTCGCGTTGGCTCGACCCGATGGTCAAACACCTACGTGGCAAGGGCGCGTTCGGCGTACGGATGGGACCGCCGGTCGTCACCCGTCGATGGGAAGCAGCGACGATCAAGAAGGCCATTGCCGACGACGCGCTGCACACATTGGACGACGTGCCCGCCGATACCAATGACCCGGCCGGGCTCTCGGTCGTCGAAGCTCTGGAGTCGCTGGGCTGGCGCGAGCAGGCCACCGAAGGCGGCTTCTCCGCCGGACAGCCGAAGTACAACTTCCAGCTCGCGATCGACGGCACCGAGGACGACGTACTGCGCGGCATGAACCAACTGTGGCGCCGGAACATCAAGAAGGCCGCGAAGGCAGGTGTCGAGGTCCGACTCGGCGGACGCGACGACCTCGCGGAGTTCCACCGCATCTACGCCGAGACGGCAGAGCGTGACCACTTCACGCCGCGCCCGCTCGGCTATTTCGAGCAGATGTGGGATTCGCTGACCGACGAGGATCCGCTACGGATGCGGTTGTATCTCGCGACACATGAAGGCGACCTGGTCGCGTCGACGACGCTCGTGCAGGTTGGCGAGCATGCTTGGTATTCGTACGGAGCATCGACGACCGCGAAGCGGGAGGTACGCGGGTCGAACGCGATCCAGTGGCAGATGATGCGTGACGCCATGGAGTCGGGCGCGAAGGTGTACGACCTGCGCGGCATCACCGACACCCTCGACCCGGACGACTCACACGTCGGGCTGATCCAGTTCAAGGTCGGCACCGGCGGAGAGGCCGTCGCGTACGCGGGCGAATGGGACCTCCCGATCTCGAAGGTGCTCTACACGGCATTCGACCAGTACATGCGACGGAGGAGCTGA
- a CDS encoding alanine racemase, translating into MALTLRIDGERWRSHLRAVADAQPGLVPVAKGNGYGFGRPALARRTQWLGSDTIAVGTYTEVPSVASRYDGDILVMSPWRPFLPEVRDGSAYNPRIIHTVGRVEDIEALASSQPGARVVVEGMTSMERHGLDRHSLSEAAKALGRLQLDGFSLHLPMAGDNLAEAEQWIAAVQASQLDTGTVFVSHLKDSELATLRERRPNISVRPRIGTDLWLGDRRALRVRSSVLDVHEVSRGERVGYRQRAMPRDGSLVVVSGGTAHGIGLEAPTSAVSVRQRATSFAKGGLEAAGLALSPFTVAGKQRWFAEPPHMQASMLLLPSSVTPPQVGDDVSVDVRFTITTFDRIELD; encoded by the coding sequence GTGGCACTCACCCTGCGGATCGACGGGGAGCGGTGGCGCAGTCACCTGCGCGCGGTCGCCGACGCACAACCCGGGCTAGTGCCTGTTGCCAAAGGCAACGGTTACGGTTTCGGTCGGCCGGCACTTGCCCGGCGTACCCAGTGGCTCGGTTCGGACACGATCGCGGTCGGCACGTACACCGAGGTGCCGTCGGTTGCTTCGCGCTACGACGGTGACATCTTGGTGATGAGCCCGTGGCGTCCGTTCCTTCCGGAGGTACGCGACGGCTCGGCGTACAACCCGCGCATCATCCACACGGTCGGGCGGGTCGAAGACATCGAAGCGCTGGCGAGCAGCCAGCCGGGGGCGCGGGTCGTGGTCGAGGGCATGACCTCGATGGAGCGGCACGGACTCGACCGGCATTCGCTCAGCGAGGCCGCGAAGGCATTGGGCCGGCTGCAACTCGACGGCTTCTCCCTGCATCTCCCGATGGCCGGCGACAACCTCGCCGAGGCCGAGCAGTGGATCGCGGCTGTGCAGGCGTCGCAGCTCGATACCGGCACGGTGTTCGTATCGCATCTCAAGGACAGCGAGCTCGCCACTCTTCGAGAGCGCCGTCCGAACATCTCCGTCCGACCGCGCATCGGCACCGATCTGTGGCTCGGCGACCGCCGCGCCCTACGCGTACGCTCGAGCGTCCTCGACGTCCACGAGGTGAGTCGCGGCGAGCGCGTCGGATACCGCCAGCGTGCGATGCCGCGCGACGGTTCGCTGGTGGTGGTGTCCGGAGGCACGGCGCACGGGATCGGCCTGGAGGCGCCGACGTCTGCGGTGTCGGTGCGTCAGCGGGCGACGTCGTTCGCGAAGGGCGGCCTCGAGGCAGCGGGCCTCGCCCTGTCGCCGTTCACCGTCGCGGGTAAGCAGCGGTGGTTCGCCGAGCCGCCGCATATGCAGGCGAGCATGCTGTTGTTGCCGTCATCGGTCACTCCGCCGCAGGTCGGTGACGACGTCTCTGTCGACGTTCGGTTCACGATCACGACGTTCGACCGGATCGAGCTCGACTGA
- a CDS encoding penicillin-binding protein, producing the protein MSQSDDSSTPVDATPDDDSQPRKRKKQRKHPKLFAFFKWSAIAFTVFFVALVVGGYIFYRSVDIPSANAEFQTETTYVYYSDGKTVLGKFETQNRESVELDRIPQVTQAAAIAAEDRTFFENRGVDFQGILRAAMNNATSDSTQGASTITQQYVKILYLTQDQTYTRKLKEAVLSLKIHNQLSKDEILEGYLNTIYFGRGAYGIQTAARAFFDVDVEDLSLRQSAVLTSVLNNPSGYDPANGKEARQQLKERYDYVLDGMAEMGAIDEAKAEHAKKRLPKFPEIKTTDRFSGPKGYLLRMVEQELQKEGFSDTQINGGGLKVVTTFDTDDQIAARKSVREQQQATGLKEAAGKDGMQGLHIGLASVETKSGALRAMYGGPNYLKSQYNWAEHGAQPGSTFKPFALAAGLENGFSLQSSVDGSSPYYLPDGTDIENQGDSGGQSYGTISLENATEHSVNTAFIDLILQMEDGGQKTIDAARRAGVPVRKVFTRDQRVNAYPTTPLGYAPVSVIDMANSYATFGNEGQHNDWYVIESVDDPNGGSFQHEEKSDRAFSADVAADVTYALQQVVNVPGATGNSAATVCPTAGKTGTATASEPDRVSSSWFAGMSPRLSTAVMYVRGPNGNGDIAYRNDGSLYMPTFYGGDFPASTFQTYMNKVLEGEDCGEFPEPAYITADEGEIYTPPETTDDDPNTELDPTTDGGPDTDGPNTDDPETDGGNTDGPDTDNPETDDDGVLDPETDGPTDDGGTGDGPPETDGGDGGNNGNTGDGGQSDGGQGTQDPPQSSGTQGPPRG; encoded by the coding sequence GTGAGCCAGTCCGACGACAGCTCGACGCCCGTTGACGCCACCCCTGACGACGATTCCCAACCACGTAAGCGCAAGAAGCAACGCAAACACCCGAAGTTGTTCGCGTTCTTCAAGTGGTCCGCGATCGCGTTCACGGTGTTCTTCGTTGCCCTCGTCGTCGGCGGCTACATCTTCTACCGCAGCGTCGACATCCCGAGCGCGAACGCCGAGTTCCAGACCGAGACGACGTACGTCTACTACTCCGACGGCAAGACCGTGCTCGGCAAGTTCGAGACCCAGAACCGCGAGTCGGTCGAGCTCGACCGCATCCCGCAGGTGACGCAGGCCGCCGCGATCGCAGCGGAGGACCGTACGTTCTTCGAGAACCGCGGTGTCGACTTCCAGGGCATCCTGCGCGCCGCGATGAACAACGCGACATCCGACTCGACCCAGGGCGCGTCGACCATCACCCAGCAGTACGTCAAGATCCTCTATCTCACCCAGGACCAGACGTACACCCGAAAGCTGAAGGAGGCCGTCCTCTCGCTGAAGATCCACAACCAGCTGAGCAAGGACGAGATCCTCGAGGGCTACCTCAACACCATCTACTTCGGTCGCGGTGCGTACGGCATCCAGACCGCCGCGCGCGCATTCTTCGACGTCGACGTCGAAGACCTCAGCCTGCGGCAGAGCGCTGTGCTGACGTCGGTTCTGAACAACCCGAGCGGCTACGACCCGGCCAACGGCAAGGAGGCGAGGCAGCAGCTCAAGGAGCGCTACGACTACGTCCTCGATGGTATGGCCGAGATGGGCGCGATCGACGAGGCCAAGGCCGAGCACGCGAAGAAGCGGCTGCCGAAGTTCCCGGAGATCAAGACCACCGACCGCTTCAGCGGGCCGAAGGGCTACCTGCTGCGGATGGTGGAGCAGGAGCTGCAGAAGGAAGGCTTCAGCGACACCCAGATCAACGGTGGCGGGCTCAAGGTCGTCACCACCTTCGACACAGACGACCAGATCGCGGCGCGCAAGTCTGTACGCGAGCAGCAGCAGGCGACGGGTCTGAAGGAGGCGGCCGGCAAGGACGGCATGCAGGGCCTCCACATCGGGCTTGCCTCGGTCGAGACCAAATCCGGTGCGCTGCGAGCGATGTACGGCGGACCGAACTACCTGAAGAGTCAGTACAACTGGGCCGAACACGGCGCTCAACCCGGCTCGACGTTCAAGCCGTTCGCGCTCGCGGCCGGCTTGGAGAACGGCTTCAGCCTGCAGTCCAGCGTCGACGGCAGCTCGCCGTACTACCTGCCCGATGGCACCGACATCGAGAACCAAGGCGACAGCGGCGGCCAGTCGTACGGCACGATCTCACTCGAAAACGCAACCGAGCACTCGGTCAACACGGCGTTCATCGACCTCATCCTGCAAATGGAGGACGGCGGTCAGAAGACGATCGATGCGGCGAGACGAGCCGGTGTTCCGGTTCGCAAGGTGTTCACGCGCGACCAACGCGTCAATGCGTACCCGACGACTCCACTTGGGTACGCGCCGGTCTCGGTGATCGACATGGCCAACTCGTATGCGACGTTCGGTAATGAAGGTCAGCACAACGACTGGTACGTCATCGAGTCCGTCGACGACCCGAACGGCGGATCGTTCCAGCACGAGGAGAAGTCCGATCGCGCGTTCAGCGCGGACGTCGCCGCCGATGTCACCTACGCGCTCCAGCAGGTCGTCAACGTGCCGGGCGCGACCGGAAACTCCGCAGCGACCGTCTGCCCGACCGCCGGCAAGACCGGAACAGCAACAGCAAGTGAGCCGGATCGAGTCTCTTCATCGTGGTTCGCAGGCATGTCGCCCAGGCTCTCCACAGCGGTGATGTACGTACGCGGCCCCAACGGCAACGGCGACATCGCGTACCGAAACGACGGGTCCCTGTACATGCCGACGTTCTACGGCGGCGACTTCCCGGCGTCGACGTTCCAGACGTACATGAACAAGGTGCTCGAGGGCGAGGACTGCGGCGAGTTCCCGGAGCCGGCGTACATCACTGCCGACGAGGGCGAGATCTACACGCCGCCGGAGACGACCGACGACGATCCGAACACCGAGCTTGATCCGACCACCGACGGCGGCCCGGACACCGACGGCCCCAACACCGACGACCCGGAGACCGACGGTGGCAACACTGATGGTCCCGACACCGATAATCCGGAAACCGACGACGACGGCGTTCTCGATCCGGAGACCGACGGCCCGACCGACGACGGCGGTACGGGTGACGGCCCGCCCGAGACCGACGGTGGCGATGGTGGCAACAACGGCAATACCGGTGATGGCGGTCAGTCGGATGGTGGTCAGGGCACGCAAGACCCACCGCAGTCCAGCGGCACGCAGGGCCCGCCGAGAGGCTAG